The nucleotide window GGTAAATGAAGTAAATAGTGTGCCATAAAATAATGCCAATGCTGGGCATTTTGTAAAATCTTCCACGCCTTTTTTTAACCATGTAAAGGGAGCGCTGTAACTAATTTTCTTAATATAAACTTTTTTGTTTATACTCTTAGTCATCCGGGGTATTTGTAGCATTTTTAATCTCCTGAATTTGATGTGTAATATCATTCATATTAAAACAGACCTTTTTATACCTGTCAAGAAAATAAGTTAAATATTTTGACTTAGAATTAAGGAAATTTATTATTATTTGTGAATGAGAAAAAATAATTGTGTATCATAAGTATAAATTTTCAATACACTAGTGTATTGAAAATTATAGTATTTTTATATAGGGGAGAAATTTATGAGCAAATTGACGTCTTATTTAGGTGGTTTGATTGCAATAGTATCAGTAAATGCATTTTCTGAATATGATTTGAATATGACACGTGGAGTTACCTCTGTTAGTCGAGATATTTATGGGTTACACATGATGGTGTTTTGGGTTTGTGTTGCTATTGCTATTATTGTATTTAGTATTATGATTTACTCATTGATTGTACACCGTAAGTCGCAAGGTGCGGTAGCTGCAAATTTTCATGAAAGTACAAAAGCTGAATTGCTTTGGACAGGTATTCCTATTATCATCTTAGTATTAATGGCAATTCCTGCTTCAAGTACATTGATTGATTTAGAAGATACTTCTAAAGCGCAAATGACCATTAAGATTACAGGCCATCAGTGGAAATGGCAATACGATTACCCTAAGGAAGGTATTAGTTTTATTTCTAACCTTAAACAAAATTCTAAAGACGCTATCTACTCTAAAAATAAACATGAGAATTATTTGTTAGAAGTGGACAATAATCTAGTGTTACCGGTAGATACTTCTATTCGTTTCTTAATCACCTCAAATGATGTTATTCATAACTGGTGGGTACCTGATTTTGGCGTGAAACAGGATGCTAACCCAGGTTTTATTAATGATGCGTGGGCAAAGATTGATGAAATAGGCACCTATCGTGGCCAGTGTGCTGAACTTTGTGGTAAAGATCATGGTTTTATGCCTATTGTGGTTGATGTAGTCTCCAAGGCAGATTATGCTCAATGGGTATTAAAGAAACAGATAACTAAAGCAGCAAAACTTACTCAATCAAGAAAAACTTGGAGTGAAAAGGATCTAACAAGCTTGGGTAAAAAAGTTTATAACACAAATTGTTCTAGCTGTCATGGTATTACTGGAAAAGGTATTCCTGGTATTTTTCCAGCGCTTAGAGGTAGTTCTGTTGCAACTGGTGATATCAAAAATCATATAGGCATTGTTTTGCATGGAAAGGCCGGGACTGCTATGGCTAGTTATAAAAATATACTGGGAGATGCTGATATTGCAGCAGTAATAACCTTTGAAAGGAATTCTTTTGGTAATCAAATGGGTGATTTGGTTCAGCCATCAGATATTAAATCTGCACGTTAATTTAGAATAATTAAGGAGAAACAATATGACAACAATAACTGCTTACACTAGCCATCACAGTCCTGAAAAAGGTCTGATGAGATGGATCAAAACAACCAATCATAAAGATATTGGATCGTTATATTTATGGTTTGCGTTTATTATGCTATTAGTTGGTGGTGTAATGGCAATGGTTATTCGTATGGAGTTATTTCAACCAGGTATGCAATTAATTAATCCACAATTTTTTAATCAAATGACAACCATGCATGGTTTAATTATGGTTTTTGGTGCAATTATGCCAGCATTTGTTGGTTTAGGTAACTGGCTTATTCCAATGATGATAGGAGCGCCTGATATGGCATTGCCACGAATGAATAATTGGTCTTTCTGGATTCTGCCATTTGCTGGTGGTATTTTACTAAGCACATTTTTTATGGAAGGGGGTGCACCTGCGTTTGGTTGGACATTTTATGCGCCACTGTCAACAACATTTGCACCAGATAGTACCGATTTTTTTATTTTTGCAGTACATTTGTTAGGCTTTTCTTCCATTATGGGTGCGATTAATATTGTTGCAACAGTGGTCAATATGCGCGCACTAGAGATGAAGCTTATGGATATGCCATTATTTGTATGGACATGGCTAATTACCTCATTTTTGCTTATTGGTGCGATGCCAGTACTTGCAGGTGCGGTAACTATGATGTTGACAGATCGTAATTTTGGTACGGCATTTTTTGATGCAGCAGGTGGTGGTGACCCTGTTATGTTTCAGCATATCTTTTGGTTTTTTGGTCATCCTGAGGTTTATATTATGATTTTGCCAGCATTTGGCGTAATTTCACATGTTATTCCAACTTTTGCACGTAAACCTTTGTTTGGTTATTCATCAATGGTTTATGCTACAGCATCGATTGCATTTTTATCCTATATTGTTTGGGCACACCATATGTTTTTAACTGGCATGCCAGTTGCTGGTGAGTTGTATTTTATGTACGCTACCATGTTAATTGCAGTGCCAACAGGTGTTAAGGTGTTTAACTGGATCTCAACTATGTGGAGAGGTTCTATGACTTTTGAGACGCCAATGTTATGGGCCATTTCATTTGTATTTTTATTTACAATTGGCGGTTTTTCTGGCGTAATGGTAGGAATTGCGCCGGCAGATATTCAGTATCATGATACTTATTTTGTAGTTGCACATTTTCATTATGTTTTAGTGACTGGTGCATTATGGTCTATTATTGCAGCAACATTTTATTGGCTGCCTAAATGGACAGGTAAAATGTATAATGAAACTTTGGCACAGGTACACTTTTGGTGGGCAGTTGTTTCAGTAAATGTTTTATTCTTTCCTCAGCACTTTTTAGGGCTTGCTGGTATGCCTAGGCGTATTCCTGATTATTCGTTACAGTTTGCTGATTTTAATATGATCTCTTCTATTGGTGGCTTTGCATTTGGTACATCATTTATTCTATTCACCTATATTGTTATTGATTGTATTCGTAATGGTAAACCAGCAGATGCTCGTCCTTGGGAAGGCGCTAAAGGTTTAGAATGGACCTTAGAGCCAAAGGCACAGTATCATAGCTTTAATAAACCACCAACAAGAGAGTTGATTAAGCAAGAATCTCAGAACTCTTAATGAAAAATAAAAATCAACAAGGTGTGGTAATTACTGTAGTAATTACCAGCGCCATTGCAGTAGGTGTGTTTATAGCAACCATTGTATTGTATGGTTGATATAAGTGTTCGGAAAAAAATAACAAAAACATTTTGGATAAAATTAATTTTATCACCAATATTAATGTTTGCCTTTGCTTATGCAATGGTACCTATTTACGATGTATTTTGTGAAATTACTGGATTTAATGGAACAACAGGTAGAATTAATAGTGAACAAATATATGCTATAGATGAATCGCGCAGGATTGAAGTAAGTTTTTTTGCTATGACAATGGGGGGGTTTCCGGTACAGTTCAGACCTAAGATAAATTCAATGGAAGTAATACCTGGTAAGTTTTACACTACTAGTTATATTGCTAAGAATAATACTGATAAAGTTGTTATTGGTCAAGCAATTCCTAGTGTTGCTCCTACAGAAGCGGCATTGTATTTTAAAAAGTTAGAGTGTTTTTGTTTCAATAAACAAGTGTTTGAACCACATCAGAAGATAGAAATGACTTTAAGATTTGTGATTGAGCCAGAATTAGACAAGCGTATTAAAGACGTGAGCTTATCTTATAATTTTTTTAAGATTAAAAGTTAAAAAAAGGGGAGAGAAATATGAATGAACAAGAATATTATGTGCCAAGTGGTACTTATTGGCCTATTATTGGTTCAATTGGTGTTGCTACTTTATTTGTAGGTTTTGCTAATCAAATGCATGGTGCTAGTTGGGGTGCTTCAATTATGGCCTTAGGCTTTAGTATTTTGGTATTTATGATGTTTGGTTGGTTTGGTCAAGTTGTTAATGAAAGCACTAGTGGTATGTATAACAGTCAAGTTGATCGCTCATTTCGCTGGGGTATGAGTTGGTTTATTTTTTCTGAAGTGATGTTTTTTGCTGCCTTTTTTGGCGTTTTATTTTATGCAAGACAATTATCAGTTCCATGGCTAGGTGGTTCAGGTAATAACTTTTTCACTCCTGATTTATGGAATGGTTTTAGTTCAACATGGAAACAAATTGCTTTTAGTACACCTGGTTTAATCCTACAATCAGGTACAGCAATTTCTGTGCCAAGACAATTAGTTGATGCTTGGGGGCTGCCAGCTTTAAATACAGCATTACTGCTTTTATCAGGTGTTACTTTAACTTTTGCGCATCATACACTGCGTAATGGAGATCGTAATAAAATTATTGGATGGTTGGTTGCTACCATTGTTCTTGGTGTGTTGTTTTTAGGATTTCAAATTACTGAATATGGCCATGCATATCATGATGGTTTGAAGCTAACTTCTGGAATTTATGGCTCAACATTTTATATGTTAACTGGTTTTCATGGTTTTCATGTAACAGTTGGTGTAATTATGTTAACTGTTATTCTTTATCGTGTACAAAAAGGACATTTTAGTGCAGATAACCACTTTGGCTTTGAAGGTGTTGCTTGGTATTGGCATTTTGTAGATGTAGTGTGGTTGGGTTTATTTATCTTTGTGTATTGGTTGTAGTTAGTTATAAAATTGATAAAAATATTTTATATTTGGTTTTTTATCCTATTTCATAGGAAAAGCTAATGACACAAATCATTATAGTTATCATTATTATCGCTATTTTAATAGCACTAAGTATAAGTTTACTGGGTATGCTTAGAGGTGGGAAAGCTGGTTCGAATAAAATGTTTAAATCATTAGTAATACGCGTGGTATTGTCGTTATCTTTGTTTATTATCGTTATGTTTTTTGCTTATATGGGTTGGATAGAACCCAATATAATTATGATGGATACATTTTCTTTTCAGTGATTAAGCATACTATTTTTATTCCTATTATTTTAATATTCTTAATTATTTATGGATTAATATCGTTAGGATTTTGGCAGATTGACCGTGCTGATGAGAAACGTGTTATTGAGAATAAGATTATACTAGCGCAACAAAAACCAGTTCAGTTGATAACAAATGTAAAAGAGTTGTTGAATAAAGAGTATCATCAGGTGCTATTAAAAGGTCATTATGACACTGATAAACAATTTATTTATGACAATCAAATTGTTAATGGTAATGCTGGTTATTATGTACTTACACCTTTTGTATTAAGTAGTAAAACTACCATATTGGTTAACCGTGGTTTTGTACCTTGGAATGGAAGCCGCGGTCAATTAGTGAATATTAAGGTAGATAACCTAACAAGAGTTATTAAAGTTAGACTGGTTAAGCCTGTTGAGCGTATTAAACTTAAGCAAGAATTAATCACATCAAATTTTCCTGTATTAATACAGTCTTTAAATTTAGACGAGTTATCTTTGTTATCTGATTATCAAATTGTTGCTATGTTAGCGCGTCTTGATATTGAAGATAGTGATGGATTTTTTAGGCAATGGCAATCTTTTTATGGTAGTGTGAATAAGCACTTAAGTTATGCATTGCAATGGTTCTTAATGGCTTTAGTGTTAGGTATTATTTCTTTAAGATTATGGATCAAGAAAAATAAAAAAAATTGATCTATATCAAAAGAGCATGATGTGGTTGACTGTATCATAAGTGCTAGTGTAGAATTTGAGCCTATTTTTTAATATAAAGAACT belongs to Candidatus Vesicomyosocius okutanii and includes:
- a CDS encoding cytochrome c oxidase subunit 3 gives rise to the protein MNEQEYYVPSGTYWPIIGSIGVATLFVGFANQMHGASWGASIMALGFSILVFMMFGWFGQVVNESTSGMYNSQVDRSFRWGMSWFIFSEVMFFAAFFGVLFYARQLSVPWLGGSGNNFFTPDLWNGFSSTWKQIAFSTPGLILQSGTAISVPRQLVDAWGLPALNTALLLLSGVTLTFAHHTLRNGDRNKIIGWLVATIVLGVLFLGFQITEYGHAYHDGLKLTSGIYGSTFYMLTGFHGFHVTVGVIMLTVILYRVQKGHFSADNHFGFEGVAWYWHFVDVVWLGLFIFVYWL
- a CDS encoding DUF2909 family protein translates to MTQIIIVIIIIAILIALSISLLGMLRGGKAGSNKMFKSLVIRVVLSLSLFIIVMFFAYMGWIEPNIIMMDTFSFQ
- a CDS encoding SURF1 family protein, coding for MIKHTIFIPIILIFLIIYGLISLGFWQIDRADEKRVIENKIILAQQKPVQLITNVKELLNKEYHQVLLKGHYDTDKQFIYDNQIVNGNAGYYVLTPFVLSSKTTILVNRGFVPWNGSRGQLVNIKVDNLTRVIKVRLVKPVERIKLKQELITSNFPVLIQSLNLDELSLLSDYQIVAMLARLDIEDSDGFFRQWQSFYGSVNKHLSYALQWFLMALVLGIISLRLWIKKNKKN
- the ctaD gene encoding cytochrome c oxidase subunit I; this encodes MTTITAYTSHHSPEKGLMRWIKTTNHKDIGSLYLWFAFIMLLVGGVMAMVIRMELFQPGMQLINPQFFNQMTTMHGLIMVFGAIMPAFVGLGNWLIPMMIGAPDMALPRMNNWSFWILPFAGGILLSTFFMEGGAPAFGWTFYAPLSTTFAPDSTDFFIFAVHLLGFSSIMGAINIVATVVNMRALEMKLMDMPLFVWTWLITSFLLIGAMPVLAGAVTMMLTDRNFGTAFFDAAGGGDPVMFQHIFWFFGHPEVYIMILPAFGVISHVIPTFARKPLFGYSSMVYATASIAFLSYIVWAHHMFLTGMPVAGELYFMYATMLIAVPTGVKVFNWISTMWRGSMTFETPMLWAISFVFLFTIGGFSGVMVGIAPADIQYHDTYFVVAHFHYVLVTGALWSIIAATFYWLPKWTGKMYNETLAQVHFWWAVVSVNVLFFPQHFLGLAGMPRRIPDYSLQFADFNMISSIGGFAFGTSFILFTYIVIDCIRNGKPADARPWEGAKGLEWTLEPKAQYHSFNKPPTRELIKQESQNS
- a CDS encoding cytochrome c oxidase assembly protein — protein: MVDISVRKKITKTFWIKLILSPILMFAFAYAMVPIYDVFCEITGFNGTTGRINSEQIYAIDESRRIEVSFFAMTMGGFPVQFRPKINSMEVIPGKFYTTSYIAKNNTDKVVIGQAIPSVAPTEAALYFKKLECFCFNKQVFEPHQKIEMTLRFVIEPELDKRIKDVSLSYNFFKIKS
- the coxB gene encoding cytochrome c oxidase subunit II produces the protein MSKLTSYLGGLIAIVSVNAFSEYDLNMTRGVTSVSRDIYGLHMMVFWVCVAIAIIVFSIMIYSLIVHRKSQGAVAANFHESTKAELLWTGIPIIILVLMAIPASSTLIDLEDTSKAQMTIKITGHQWKWQYDYPKEGISFISNLKQNSKDAIYSKNKHENYLLEVDNNLVLPVDTSIRFLITSNDVIHNWWVPDFGVKQDANPGFINDAWAKIDEIGTYRGQCAELCGKDHGFMPIVVDVVSKADYAQWVLKKQITKAAKLTQSRKTWSEKDLTSLGKKVYNTNCSSCHGITGKGIPGIFPALRGSSVATGDIKNHIGIVLHGKAGTAMASYKNILGDADIAAVITFERNSFGNQMGDLVQPSDIKSAR